The following proteins come from a genomic window of Pseudomonas sp. MAG733B:
- the pobA gene encoding 4-hydroxybenzoate 3-monooxygenase — MKTQVAIIGAGPSGLLLGQLLHNAGIDTLILERQTPDYVLGRIRAGVLEQGMVELLRQAGVSQRMDTEGLVHGGFELALDGRQVHIDLQALTGGKTVMIYGQTEVTRDLMAARQIAGAQTLYEASNVVPHGMKTDEAFVTFEKDGEHYRLDCDYIAGCDGFHGVARQSIPAENLKVFERVYPFGWLGILADTPPVHEELVYARHERGFALCSMRSATRTRYYLQVPADEKVEDWSDQRFWDELKTRLPQKLADNLVTGPSIEKSIAPLRSFVVEPMQYGRMFLVGDAAHIVPPTGAKGLNLAASDVSTLFNILLKVYREDRLDLLEKYSEICLRRVWKAERFSWWMTSMLHRFEDHDAFSQRIAESELEYFIDSEAGRKTIAENYVGLPYEAIE, encoded by the coding sequence CTGAAAACCCAAGTTGCCATCATCGGTGCCGGTCCTTCCGGTCTGCTGCTCGGACAATTGCTGCACAACGCCGGCATCGACACTCTGATTCTCGAACGCCAGACGCCGGATTATGTCCTCGGGCGCATCCGCGCCGGTGTGCTTGAACAAGGCATGGTAGAGCTGTTGCGCCAGGCCGGTGTGAGTCAGCGCATGGACACCGAAGGACTGGTTCATGGCGGCTTCGAACTGGCCCTCGACGGGCGCCAGGTGCACATCGACCTGCAAGCCCTCACCGGGGGCAAAACCGTGATGATCTACGGCCAGACCGAGGTAACCCGTGACCTGATGGCCGCTCGTCAGATCGCCGGTGCGCAGACCCTCTACGAGGCGAGCAACGTCGTTCCCCATGGCATGAAAACCGACGAAGCATTCGTGACGTTCGAAAAGGACGGCGAACACTATCGCCTCGATTGTGACTACATCGCCGGCTGCGATGGTTTCCATGGTGTGGCGCGGCAATCGATTCCCGCCGAGAACCTGAAGGTGTTTGAACGGGTCTATCCGTTTGGCTGGCTGGGGATTCTTGCCGACACGCCACCGGTGCACGAAGAGCTGGTCTACGCCCGCCACGAACGCGGTTTCGCCCTGTGCAGCATGCGCTCGGCGACCCGCACCCGTTACTACCTGCAAGTTCCGGCGGATGAAAAAGTCGAAGACTGGTCCGATCAACGCTTCTGGGATGAACTCAAAACCCGTCTGCCGCAGAAGTTGGCGGACAATCTGGTGACCGGACCGTCCATCGAAAAAAGCATCGCGCCGCTGCGTAGCTTCGTGGTCGAACCGATGCAGTACGGTCGGATGTTCCTGGTCGGCGACGCCGCACACATCGTCCCGCCCACCGGCGCCAAAGGCCTGAATCTGGCGGCCAGTGACGTCAGTACGTTGTTCAACATCCTGCTCAAGGTTTACCGCGAAGATCGCCTTGATCTGCTGGAGAAGTACTCGGAAATCTGCCTGCGCCGGGTGTGGAAAGCCGAACGGTTTTCCTGGTGGATGACCTCGATGCTGCACCGTTTCGAGGATCACGATGCCTTTAGCCAGCGCATCGCCGAGTCGGAGCTGGAATATTTCATCGATTCCGAGGCGGGTCGAAAAACCATTGCAGAAAATTACGTCGGGCTTCCTTATGAGGCTATCGAATAG
- a CDS encoding helix-turn-helix domain-containing protein, with amino-acid sequence MNKPDLPSIPVFKLYGESLDWPTPDLLHCETISKRSREHQWEIKPHRHADLCQLLFVFKGQAELEIEGQRTQLTEPAIQILPPLSVHGFRFSEDVEGFVVTLAAPLIAHLQAQLGHSVNALAQAESYPAGTDAEYLNSLFSALQNEYTSHQPAREMLMHSLVSVIMVWVSRQVIQRRSATQRPQRAREYLNGFIQLVEETYRQHVKVEDLAHRLGISVSHLNGTCRELAGQPALQIMHERQLLEAKRLLTYTSMTIYEMSDVLGFSDPTNFTRLFRRRVGISPKAFRDRLKADQDNEA; translated from the coding sequence ATGAACAAGCCTGACCTGCCTTCGATTCCAGTGTTCAAGCTCTACGGTGAAAGCCTGGATTGGCCAACCCCGGACTTGCTGCACTGTGAAACCATCTCCAAACGCAGCCGCGAACATCAATGGGAAATCAAACCTCACCGCCACGCCGATTTATGTCAGTTGCTCTTCGTATTCAAAGGTCAGGCAGAGCTTGAAATCGAAGGCCAGCGTACGCAATTGACTGAACCGGCGATCCAGATCCTGCCACCGCTGTCAGTGCACGGTTTCCGTTTTTCCGAGGATGTCGAAGGATTCGTGGTCACCCTGGCTGCGCCGCTGATCGCTCATCTTCAAGCGCAACTGGGACATTCGGTGAATGCGCTGGCCCAAGCCGAGAGCTATCCGGCCGGCACTGACGCCGAGTACCTGAACAGCTTGTTCAGTGCGTTGCAGAACGAATACACCAGCCATCAACCGGCGCGGGAAATGCTCATGCATTCGCTGGTCAGCGTGATCATGGTGTGGGTCAGCCGTCAGGTTATCCAGCGACGTTCAGCCACGCAACGACCGCAACGTGCCCGGGAATACCTCAACGGGTTCATTCAGTTGGTGGAAGAGACCTATCGGCAACACGTCAAGGTCGAAGACCTGGCCCATCGGCTGGGGATTTCCGTGTCCCACCTCAATGGCACTTGCCGTGAACTGGCGGGGCAACCGGCGTTGCAGATCATGCACGAGCGTCAATTGCTGGAGGCCAAGCGCTTGCTGACCTACACCAGCATGACCATTTATGAAATGTCCGACGTATTGGGCTTCTCGGATCCGACCAACTTCACGCGCCTGTTCCGGCGCCGGGTGGGAATCTCGCCAAAGGCGTTCCGCGACCGTTTGAAGGCCGATCAGGACAACGAGGCCTGA
- a CDS encoding MDR family MFS transporter, with the protein MTNLNQPETPKPAIRSVLIALMLAIFLGALDQTIVAVSMPAISAQFKDVSLLAWVISGYMVAMTVAVPIYGKLGDLYGRRKLMLFGMGLFTLASLFCGMAQSMEQLVLARIIQGIGAGGMISVSQAIIGDIVPPRERGRYQGYFSSMYAVASVAGPVLGGYMTEYLSWRWVFLINLPLGLGAWLVANRTLVGLPIPQRKPIIDYLGTLLMIIGLTALLLGITQVGQGHSWRSAEVLGLLACAVVVLGLFVVHERRAREPLLPMHLFANRNAILCWCTIFFTSFQAISLIVLMPLRFQSVTGAGADSAALHLLPLAMGLPIGAYFAGRRTSVTGRYKPMILTGAALMPIAILGMAFSPPQAFLLSSLFMLLCGISSGMQFPTSLVGTQNSVEQRDIGVATSTTNLFRSLGGAVGVALMSALLLALLQDSSFAHLAGSALIAEGHSGNVLLDGLNAAPGDAQDALRAELLLTFRHLLMVSAAVSLLGLAAAIAMPNMLLRGREDKVR; encoded by the coding sequence GTGACCAATCTCAACCAGCCTGAAACGCCCAAACCGGCCATCCGCAGCGTGTTGATCGCGCTGATGCTGGCAATTTTCCTCGGTGCTTTGGACCAGACCATCGTCGCTGTGTCGATGCCGGCCATTTCCGCGCAATTCAAGGACGTCAGCCTGCTGGCCTGGGTGATTTCCGGTTACATGGTGGCGATGACCGTGGCGGTGCCGATCTACGGCAAACTCGGCGACTTGTACGGGCGGCGCAAGTTGATGCTGTTCGGCATGGGTTTGTTCACGCTGGCGTCGTTGTTCTGCGGCATGGCGCAGAGCATGGAGCAGTTGGTGCTGGCGCGGATTATCCAGGGCATCGGCGCCGGCGGAATGATCTCGGTGAGCCAGGCGATCATCGGCGACATCGTGCCGCCACGCGAGCGCGGTCGCTATCAGGGTTATTTCAGCAGTATGTATGCGGTGGCCAGCGTCGCCGGGCCGGTGCTTGGCGGCTACATGACCGAATACTTGTCCTGGCGCTGGGTATTCCTGATCAACCTGCCGCTGGGCCTAGGCGCGTGGCTGGTGGCCAATCGCACACTGGTCGGCCTGCCGATTCCGCAACGCAAACCGATCATCGATTACCTCGGCACCCTGCTGATGATCATAGGCCTGACGGCGTTGTTGCTGGGCATTACCCAGGTCGGCCAGGGCCATTCATGGCGCAGCGCCGAGGTCTTGGGGTTGCTGGCCTGTGCGGTGGTGGTACTGGGGCTGTTCGTCGTACATGAGCGACGGGCGCGGGAGCCGTTGTTGCCCATGCACTTGTTCGCCAACCGCAACGCGATCCTGTGCTGGTGCACGATTTTCTTCACCAGTTTCCAGGCGATCTCGTTGATCGTGCTGATGCCGCTGCGCTTTCAGAGTGTCACCGGTGCCGGCGCCGACAGCGCCGCCCTGCACTTGCTGCCACTGGCGATGGGCTTGCCGATTGGTGCTTATTTCGCCGGCCGCCGCACTTCCGTGACCGGCCGCTACAAACCGATGATCCTGACCGGCGCCGCGCTGATGCCAATCGCGATTCTCGGCATGGCCTTCAGCCCGCCCCAAGCCTTTTTGCTCAGCAGCCTGTTCATGCTGCTGTGCGGGATATCGTCGGGCATGCAGTTCCCGACTTCGTTGGTGGGCACGCAGAATTCGGTGGAACAACGGGATATCGGCGTCGCCACCAGCACCACCAACCTGTTCCGCTCGCTGGGCGGCGCGGTGGGTGTGGCGTTGATGTCAGCGCTGCTGCTGGCGTTGTTGCAGGATTCCAGCTTCGCGCACCTGGCCGGCTCGGCGCTGATTGCCGAAGGGCATTCCGGGAATGTTCTGCTGGACGGTTTGAACGCTGCGCCGGGTGACGCGCAAGACGCTTTGCGTGCAGAGCTGCTGCTGACCTTCCGGCATTTGCTGATGGTCAGTGCGGCGGTGTCGTTGTTGGGGCTTGCAGCGGCGATTGCCATGCCGAACATGTTGTTGCGCGGCAGGGAAGACAAGGTTCGGTAG